One stretch of Rhinolophus ferrumequinum isolate MPI-CBG mRhiFer1 chromosome 3, mRhiFer1_v1.p, whole genome shotgun sequence DNA includes these proteins:
- the RSPH9 gene encoding radial spoke head protein 9 homolog isoform X3 — MDADSLLLSLELASGSGQGLSPDRRASLLTSLTLVKRDYRYDRVLFWGRIFGLVADYYIAQGLSEDQLAPRKTLYSLNCVEWSLLPPATEEMAAQTAVVKGRFLGDPSHEYEHTELQTVNDGDKVFEEEVVVQIKEETRLVSIIDQIDKEVAVVPRGVLFKTPFGPVHVNRTFEGLSLSEAKKLSSYFHFREPVELKNKTLLEKADLDPSLDFLDSLEHDIPKGDNGNSRTSHPHH; from the exons ATGGATGCGGATAGCCTCCTGCTGTCGCTGGAGCTGGCGTCCGGCAGTGGGCAGGGCCTCAGCCCGGACCGTCGGGCCTCACTACTGACTTCTCTTACGCTGGTTAAACGCGATTACCGCTACGATCGGGTGCTCTTCTGGGGTCGCATCTTCGGCCTCGTCGCCGATTACTACATCGCACAGGGCCTGAGTGAGGACCAGCTTGCACCGCGCAAGACACTGTACAG CCTGAACTGCGTGGAATGGAGCCTCTTGCCCCCTGCCACAGAGGAGATGGCGGCGCAGACAGCTGTGGTGAAGGGCCGCTTCCTGGGGGACCCCTCCCACGAGTATGAACACACGGAGCTGCAGACGGTGAACGACGGCGATAAGGTCTTTGAAGAAGAAGTAGTG GTCCAGATCAAGGAAGAGACACGCTTGGTGTCCATCATCGACCAGATTGACAAGGAGGTGGCTGTCGTCCCTCGCGGTGTCCTGTTTAAGACCCCTTTTGGGCCCGTCCATGTCAATCGGACTTTTGAAG GACTGTCCTTGTCCGAAGCCAAGAAGCTCAGTTCCTACTTCCACTTCAGAGAGCCTGTGGAGCTGAAGAACAAGACCTTGCTTGAGAAGGCTGACTTAGACCCGTCCCTGGACTTCCTGGACTCCTTGGAGCATGACATCCCCAAAG GAGACAACGGGAACAGCAGGACAAGTCATCCCCACCACTAG
- the GTPBP2 gene encoding GTP-binding protein 2 isoform X2, whose translation MDSTKSEPLKGSPEAEDGNIEYKLKLVNPSQYRFEHLVTQMKWRLQEGRGEAVYQIGVEDNGLLVGLAEEEMRASLKTLHRMAEKVGADITVLREREVDYDSDTPRKITEVLVRKVPDNQQFLDLRVAVLGNVDSGKSTLLGVLTQGELDNGRGRARLNLFRHLHEIQSGRTSSISFEILGFNSKGEVVNYSDSRTAEQICESSSKMITFIDLAGHHKYLHTTIFGLTSYCPDCALLLVSANTGIAGTTREHLGLALALKVPFFVVVSKVDLCAKTTVERTVRQLERVLKQPGCHKVPMLVTSEDDAVTAAQQFAQSPNVTPIFTLSSVSGESLDLLKVFLNILPPLTNSKEQEELMQQLTEFQVDEIYTVPEVGTVVGGTLSSGICREGDQLVVGPTDDGSFLELRVCSIQRNRSACRVLRAGQAATLALGDFDRALLRKGMVMVSPEMNPTICSVFEAEIVLLFHATTFRRGFQVTVHVGNVRQTAVVEKIHAKDKLRTGEKAVVRFRFLKHPEYLKVGAKLLFREGVTKGIGHVTDVQAIAAGEAQANVGF comes from the exons ATGGACTCCACTAAGTCTGAACCCCTGAAAGGATCACCAGAG GCTGAAGATGGAAACATCGAATATAAA CTGAAGCTGGTGAACCCATCCCAGTACCGCTTTGAGCACCTGGTGACACAGATGAAATGGCGGCTCCAGGAAGGCCGCGGGGAGGCCGTCTACCAGATTGGGGTGGAGGACAACGGGCTGCTGGTGGGGCTGGCAGAGGAGGAGATGCGGGCCTCCCTCAAGACCCTGCACCGGATGGCGGAGAA GGTCGGGGCAGACATCACTGTTCTCCGGGAGCGAGAAGTGGATTATGACAGTGACACTCCCCGGAAGATCACGGAGGTGCTGGTACGAAAGGTCCCTGACAACCAACAG TTCCTGGACCTTCGTGTGGCCGTCCTGGGGAATGTGGACTCAGGGAAGTCGACTTTGCTCGGAGTCCTGACCCAGGGAGAGCTGGACAATGGGCGGGGCCGCGCGCGGCTCAACCTTTTCCGCCACCTGCACGAGATTCAGTCTGGCCGAACCTCCAGCATCAGCTTCGAGATCCTGGGCTTTAACAGCAAGGGAGAG GTGGTGAATTACAGTGACTCCCGGACGGCAGAGCAGATCTGCGAGAGCAGCTCCAAGATGATCACGTTCATCGACCTGGCGGGCCACCACAAGTACCTGCACACCACCATCTTTGGCCTCACCTCCTACTGCCCCGACTGCGCGCTGCTGCTCGTCAGCGCCAACACCGGCATTG CTGGCACCACAAGGGAGCATCTGGGGCTGGCCCTGGCCCTGAAAGTGCCGTTCTTCGTCGTGGTCAGCAAGGTGGACCTGTGTGCCAAGACCACAGTAGAGAGGACCGTCCGCCAGCTAGAGCGGGTTCTCAAGCAGCCTGGCTGCCACAAGGTCCCCATGCTGGTCACCTCTGAGGATGATGCCGTCACTGCTGCCCAGCAGTTTGCCCAGTCACCCAA TGTCACCCCTATCTTCACACTGTCCAGCGTGTCTGGAGAGAGTCTGGACCTGCTCAAAGTCTTTCTGAATATCCTGCCACCGCTCACCAACAGCAAAGAGCAGGAGGAACTCATGCAGCAGCTGACGGAGTTCCAG GTGGATGAAATCTATACAGTACCCGAGGTGGGGACAGTAGTTGGAGGGACACTTTCCAG TGGGATTTGCCGTGAGGGCGACCAGCTGGTGGTGGGCCCCACGGATGATGGCAGCTTCCTGGAGCTGAGAGTATGCAGCATCCAGCGCAACCGCTCCGCCTGTCGTGTGCTGCGAGCTGGTCAGGCGGCTACACTGGCCCTCGGGGACTTTGACCGTGCGCTCCTTCGCAAG GGCATGGTGATGGTGAGCCCCGAGATGAATCCCACCATCTGCTCGGTGTTCGAGGCAGAAATCGTCCTACTGTTCCATGCCACCACATTCCGGCGAGGCTTTCAGGTGACAGTACATGTGGGCAACGTCCGTCAGACGGCCGTGGTGGAAAAGATCCATGCCAAG GACAAGCTGCGAACAGGGGAGAAGGCCGTGGTACGTTTCCGCTTCCTGAAACACCCAGAGTACCTGAAGGTGGGCGCCAAGCTGCTGTTCCGGGAGGGTGTCACCAAGGGCATTGGCCACGTCACAGATGTGCAAGCCATTGCAGCAGGAGAGGCCCAGGCTAACGTGGGCTTCTGA
- the MAD2L1BP gene encoding MAD2L1-binding protein, giving the protein MAALEQEVLSPAAVPDLEWCEESEETHAPQIELLETTSAHEPPSSSEPFCRRDCLVPVVFPGPVSREDCCRFTCELIKHIMYQRQQLPLPYDHLKHFYRKPLQAEDMVKKKARATAEASSRTCQQTLAELESVLSHLEGLFARTLVPRVLILLGGSVVSPKEFYELDLSRLAPTSMDQSLSTAACLRRLFRAIFMADVFSELQSPPLMGTIVMAQGHRDCGEDWFRPKLNYRVPKRGHKLTVTLSCGRPSIPGPAWEDYVWFQAPVTLKGFHE; this is encoded by the exons ATGGCGGCTCTGGAGCAGGAAGTGCTGTCCCCGGCCGCAGTTCCTG ATTTGGAGTGGTGTGAAGAGTCGGAGGAAACCCACGCCCCCCAGATAGAACTCCTTGAGACTACCTCTGCCCACGAACCTCCCAGCTCTTCGGAGCCTTTTTGCCGCCGAGACTGCTTGGTGCCCGTCGTGTTTCCCGGGCCTGTGAGCCGGGAAGACTGCTGTCGGTTTACTTGTGAACTTATAAAGCATATCATGTACCAACGCCAGCAACTCCCTCTGCCTTATGACCATCTTAAGCACTTCTACCGCAAACCCCTCCAG GCAGAGGACATGGTGAAGAAGAAAGCTCGGGCCACTGCGGAGGCGAGCAGCAGGACATGCCAACAAACCCTGGCAGAACTGGAGAGTGTCCTCAGCCACCTAGAGGGTCTCTTTGCCCGGACACTAGTACCGCGAGTGCTCATCCTCCTTGGGGGTAGTGTCGTAAGTCCCAAGGAGTTCTACGAGCTGGACTTATCCCGCTTGGCCCCCACCAGCATGGACCAGAGCCTGAGCACAGCGGCTTGTTTGCGCCGTCTCTTCCGAGCCATTTTTATGGCTGATGTTTTCAGTGAGCTGCAGTCGCCTCCGCTCATGGGCACGATCGTCATGGCACAGGGGCACCGGGACTGTGGAGAAGATTGGTTTCGACCCAAGCTAAACTATAGAGTCCCAAAACGGGGCCACAAACTGACTGTGACCCTGTCCTGTGGCAGACCCTCCATCCCAGGCCCGGCCTGGGAGGATTACGTTTGGTTCCAGGCACCCGTGACGCTGAAAGGCTTTCACGAGTGA
- the GTPBP2 gene encoding GTP-binding protein 2 isoform X1 has product MDSRVSELFGGCCRPGGGPAMGGTLKARGAGGSSSCGGPKGKKKNGRNRGGKANNPPYLPPEAEDGNIEYKLKLVNPSQYRFEHLVTQMKWRLQEGRGEAVYQIGVEDNGLLVGLAEEEMRASLKTLHRMAEKVGADITVLREREVDYDSDTPRKITEVLVRKVPDNQQFLDLRVAVLGNVDSGKSTLLGVLTQGELDNGRGRARLNLFRHLHEIQSGRTSSISFEILGFNSKGEVVNYSDSRTAEQICESSSKMITFIDLAGHHKYLHTTIFGLTSYCPDCALLLVSANTGIAGTTREHLGLALALKVPFFVVVSKVDLCAKTTVERTVRQLERVLKQPGCHKVPMLVTSEDDAVTAAQQFAQSPNVTPIFTLSSVSGESLDLLKVFLNILPPLTNSKEQEELMQQLTEFQVDEIYTVPEVGTVVGGTLSSGICREGDQLVVGPTDDGSFLELRVCSIQRNRSACRVLRAGQAATLALGDFDRALLRKGMVMVSPEMNPTICSVFEAEIVLLFHATTFRRGFQVTVHVGNVRQTAVVEKIHAKDKLRTGEKAVVRFRFLKHPEYLKVGAKLLFREGVTKGIGHVTDVQAIAAGEAQANVGF; this is encoded by the exons ATGGACTCGCGGGTATCGGAGCTGTTCGGCGGCTGCTGCCGGCCCGGAGGGGGCCCGGCCATGGGCGGAACCCTCAAGGCTAGGGGGGCCGGCGGCAGTAGCAGCTGCGGGGGCccgaaggggaagaagaagaacgGAAGGAACAGAGGGGGCAAAGCCAACAACCCCCCGTACCTGCCCCCCGAG GCTGAAGATGGAAACATCGAATATAAA CTGAAGCTGGTGAACCCATCCCAGTACCGCTTTGAGCACCTGGTGACACAGATGAAATGGCGGCTCCAGGAAGGCCGCGGGGAGGCCGTCTACCAGATTGGGGTGGAGGACAACGGGCTGCTGGTGGGGCTGGCAGAGGAGGAGATGCGGGCCTCCCTCAAGACCCTGCACCGGATGGCGGAGAA GGTCGGGGCAGACATCACTGTTCTCCGGGAGCGAGAAGTGGATTATGACAGTGACACTCCCCGGAAGATCACGGAGGTGCTGGTACGAAAGGTCCCTGACAACCAACAG TTCCTGGACCTTCGTGTGGCCGTCCTGGGGAATGTGGACTCAGGGAAGTCGACTTTGCTCGGAGTCCTGACCCAGGGAGAGCTGGACAATGGGCGGGGCCGCGCGCGGCTCAACCTTTTCCGCCACCTGCACGAGATTCAGTCTGGCCGAACCTCCAGCATCAGCTTCGAGATCCTGGGCTTTAACAGCAAGGGAGAG GTGGTGAATTACAGTGACTCCCGGACGGCAGAGCAGATCTGCGAGAGCAGCTCCAAGATGATCACGTTCATCGACCTGGCGGGCCACCACAAGTACCTGCACACCACCATCTTTGGCCTCACCTCCTACTGCCCCGACTGCGCGCTGCTGCTCGTCAGCGCCAACACCGGCATTG CTGGCACCACAAGGGAGCATCTGGGGCTGGCCCTGGCCCTGAAAGTGCCGTTCTTCGTCGTGGTCAGCAAGGTGGACCTGTGTGCCAAGACCACAGTAGAGAGGACCGTCCGCCAGCTAGAGCGGGTTCTCAAGCAGCCTGGCTGCCACAAGGTCCCCATGCTGGTCACCTCTGAGGATGATGCCGTCACTGCTGCCCAGCAGTTTGCCCAGTCACCCAA TGTCACCCCTATCTTCACACTGTCCAGCGTGTCTGGAGAGAGTCTGGACCTGCTCAAAGTCTTTCTGAATATCCTGCCACCGCTCACCAACAGCAAAGAGCAGGAGGAACTCATGCAGCAGCTGACGGAGTTCCAG GTGGATGAAATCTATACAGTACCCGAGGTGGGGACAGTAGTTGGAGGGACACTTTCCAG TGGGATTTGCCGTGAGGGCGACCAGCTGGTGGTGGGCCCCACGGATGATGGCAGCTTCCTGGAGCTGAGAGTATGCAGCATCCAGCGCAACCGCTCCGCCTGTCGTGTGCTGCGAGCTGGTCAGGCGGCTACACTGGCCCTCGGGGACTTTGACCGTGCGCTCCTTCGCAAG GGCATGGTGATGGTGAGCCCCGAGATGAATCCCACCATCTGCTCGGTGTTCGAGGCAGAAATCGTCCTACTGTTCCATGCCACCACATTCCGGCGAGGCTTTCAGGTGACAGTACATGTGGGCAACGTCCGTCAGACGGCCGTGGTGGAAAAGATCCATGCCAAG GACAAGCTGCGAACAGGGGAGAAGGCCGTGGTACGTTTCCGCTTCCTGAAACACCCAGAGTACCTGAAGGTGGGCGCCAAGCTGCTGTTCCGGGAGGGTGTCACCAAGGGCATTGGCCACGTCACAGATGTGCAAGCCATTGCAGCAGGAGAGGCCCAGGCTAACGTGGGCTTCTGA
- the RSPH9 gene encoding radial spoke head protein 9 homolog isoform X1, with protein sequence MDADSLLLSLELASGSGQGLSPDRRASLLTSLTLVKRDYRYDRVLFWGRIFGLVADYYIAQGLSEDQLAPRKTLYSLNCVEWSLLPPATEEMAAQTAVVKGRFLGDPSHEYEHTELQTVNDGDKVFEEEVVVQIKEETRLVSIIDQIDKEVAVVPRGVLFKTPFGPVHVNRTFEGLSLSEAKKLSSYFHFREPVELKNKTLLEKADLDPSLDFLDSLEHDIPKDEETEAQRAKPKNTVSVGAFDPRALALPVVSSRRFPFQETTGTAGQVIPTTSGKPSEEQ encoded by the exons ATGGATGCGGATAGCCTCCTGCTGTCGCTGGAGCTGGCGTCCGGCAGTGGGCAGGGCCTCAGCCCGGACCGTCGGGCCTCACTACTGACTTCTCTTACGCTGGTTAAACGCGATTACCGCTACGATCGGGTGCTCTTCTGGGGTCGCATCTTCGGCCTCGTCGCCGATTACTACATCGCACAGGGCCTGAGTGAGGACCAGCTTGCACCGCGCAAGACACTGTACAG CCTGAACTGCGTGGAATGGAGCCTCTTGCCCCCTGCCACAGAGGAGATGGCGGCGCAGACAGCTGTGGTGAAGGGCCGCTTCCTGGGGGACCCCTCCCACGAGTATGAACACACGGAGCTGCAGACGGTGAACGACGGCGATAAGGTCTTTGAAGAAGAAGTAGTG GTCCAGATCAAGGAAGAGACACGCTTGGTGTCCATCATCGACCAGATTGACAAGGAGGTGGCTGTCGTCCCTCGCGGTGTCCTGTTTAAGACCCCTTTTGGGCCCGTCCATGTCAATCGGACTTTTGAAG GACTGTCCTTGTCCGAAGCCAAGAAGCTCAGTTCCTACTTCCACTTCAGAGAGCCTGTGGAGCTGAAGAACAAGACCTTGCTTGAGAAGGCTGACTTAGACCCGTCCCTGGACTTCCTGGACTCCTTGGAGCATGACATCCCCAAAG atgaagaaacagaggctcagagagctaaACCCAAGAACACAGTAAGTGTTGGAGCATTCGACCCCAGGGCTCTGGCATTACCTGTGGTGTCAAGTAGACGGTTTCCTTTTCAGGAGACAACGGGAACAGCAGGACAAGTCATCCCCACCACTAGCGGAAAGCCTTCTGAGGAGCAATGA